From the genome of Triticum aestivum cultivar Chinese Spring chromosome 3B, IWGSC CS RefSeq v2.1, whole genome shotgun sequence, one region includes:
- the LOC123072489 gene encoding flagellar assembly protein FliH, producing the protein MEAPPSREEGTYCHGNGGDAAADDDSSWCDYSDSPGHGSSLHMEWAHLQDQLHKMGYREGITEGRKDAAQEGFNLGHRQSAPQGYKWGLVRGITSALASVQDSLKEKLLLDAQRRGKLEDLRNSVREIPPEAALRMFHESIIQDNAPLVESSLQAIPNDLLLLLRECPDVQVPEELKRAP; encoded by the exons ATGGAGGCACCACCGTCGAGGGAGGAAGGAACCTACTGCCATG GCAATGGTGGAGATGCTGCTGCGGACGATGACTCCTCCTGGTGTGATTATTCAGATTCCCCAGGGCATGGTTCCAGCTTACACATGGAATGGGCCCACTTGCAGGACCAGCTTCATAAG ATGGGCTATAGGGAAGGCATAACCGAAGGGCGGAAGGACGCTGCCCAAGAGGGCTTCAATCTTGGGCATAGGCAATCTGCGCCTCAAGGATACAAGTGGGGTCTCGTTCGGGGAATTACTAG TGCATTGGCTAGCGTTCAAGACAGTCTAAAAGAAAAGTTGCTGCTCGATGCCCAGCGTAGAGGGAAACTTGAGGATTTGCGCAACTCTGTGCGAGAAATTCCACCAGAGGCTGCACTGCGGATGTTTCATGAGAGTATTATTCAGGATAATGCTCCGCTAGTGGAAAGCAGCCTTCAAGCTATTCCAAATGATCTTCTGCTGTTGTTGCGCGAATGCCCAGATGTTCAAGTTCCTGAAGAGTTGAAACGAGCTCCGTAG